A DNA window from Fusobacterium mortiferum ATCC 9817 contains the following coding sequences:
- a CDS encoding 2-hydroxyacid dehydrogenase, whose translation MKLICYGVRKVEKPFFEKLNKFGYDLTLVEELMNDENVNLIEGHQAVMLRANCPANRKNLEKMKNFGVEYLLTRTVGYNHIDLEAAYEMGFKMARVPRYSPNAIAELAITFAMNLVRKGAYMVDRSRNKNFIVDEYMFSPEIRNLTVGVIGTGKIGFTAAKLFKGLGARVIAYDLYPSEAAKEVVEYVTMEELNKTADIITLHCPYIKGENDNLLGEEFISNLKDGAILINTARGELQDVEAIIKGLESGKIGGFATDVFSNEKEFFFKDMAGKEIDKNVEKLISLYPRVLITPHIGSYTDEALTNMIEISYENLDEFLRTGDCQNKL comes from the coding sequence ATGAAATTAATATGTTATGGAGTTAGAAAAGTAGAAAAACCTTTCTTTGAAAAATTAAATAAATTTGGTTATGATTTAACTTTAGTAGAAGAGTTAATGAATGATGAAAATGTAAATTTAATAGAGGGACATCAAGCTGTTATGCTTAGAGCTAACTGTCCAGCTAATAGAAAAAACTTAGAGAAAATGAAAAATTTTGGAGTAGAGTATTTACTTACTAGAACAGTAGGATATAATCATATAGACTTAGAAGCTGCATATGAGATGGGATTTAAGATGGCTAGAGTTCCAAGATATTCACCTAATGCTATAGCAGAATTAGCTATCACTTTTGCTATGAACCTAGTTAGAAAAGGGGCATATATGGTAGATAGAAGTAGAAATAAAAACTTTATCGTAGATGAGTATATGTTCAGTCCTGAGATTAGAAATCTTACTGTAGGAGTAATAGGAACAGGAAAGATAGGATTTACAGCAGCAAAACTTTTCAAAGGATTAGGAGCTAGAGTTATAGCTTATGACTTATATCCAAGTGAGGCTGCTAAAGAAGTAGTAGAGTATGTAACTATGGAAGAATTAAATAAAACTGCTGATATAATTACATTACACTGCCCATATATCAAAGGAGAAAACGATAATCTATTAGGAGAAGAATTTATCTCTAATTTAAAAGATGGAGCTATACTTATCAATACAGCAAGAGGAGAGCTTCAAGATGTAGAAGCTATAATAAAAGGATTAGAGAGTGGAAAAATTGGAGGATTTGCAACTGATGTATTCTCTAATGAAAAAGAATTCTTCTTTAAGGATATGGCTGGAAAAGAGATTGATAAAAATGTTGAGAAGTTAATCTCTTTATATCCAAGAGTTTTAATAACTCCACACATTGGTTCTTATACAGATGAAGCCTTAACAAATATGATAGAAATCTCTTATGAAAACTTAGATGAATTTTTAAGAACAGGAGATTGTCAAAATAAATTATAA
- a CDS encoding ComEC/Rec2 family competence protein — MEVIYLIALEISIILGALKLFSLELGIFFSLILVLGIFIFNREKNIFLLLLPILFLIRAFFLFNSSNNIGDIKIFQISLYEGRGKIEKIDNRYPLNNSYLYLSNKSNGKYEVIGEIKEINKKYGNEYLDIQVEKITSLPQNNIHRYFQKKSETLLRNSDYDMKRIYEAVTLGKGYRLTQEMREKFNYIGISHLMALSGFHIGLVISIISFLLPTKLPLKKRGRNIFLLITLTLYYLGIEHSPSLDRAYIMGAIYLLGKILDENTELLKTLTVSYVLSLIINPASINSISFQLSYGAVFVIAGIFPYIKTKIYKGKSKIIDGVLLTLSIQFFLTPLLIQEFGVIQLLSFVTNMIVVPIGSLFISLGFIGLLLENFSLGFLITPILNIVFKLFFILVDFFNTIPFMSIKYKNESKLITIFYIFLIAGVFILKFRKDYKKDEKIYKRTKISQ, encoded by the coding sequence GTGGAAGTAATCTATCTTATAGCTTTAGAGATTAGTATCATCTTAGGGGCACTAAAATTATTCTCTTTAGAGCTTGGAATATTTTTCAGTTTAATTTTAGTTTTAGGTATTTTTATCTTTAACAGAGAAAAAAATATTTTTCTTTTATTACTTCCCATTCTATTTTTAATTAGGGCTTTCTTTTTATTCAACTCCTCAAATAATATAGGAGATATAAAAATTTTTCAAATTTCACTCTATGAAGGGCGTGGGAAGATTGAAAAGATAGATAATAGATATCCATTAAACAATTCATATCTATATCTTTCCAATAAATCCAATGGCAAATATGAAGTGATTGGAGAGATAAAGGAGATTAATAAAAAGTATGGAAATGAATACTTAGATATCCAAGTGGAAAAGATTACCTCTCTGCCTCAAAATAATATCCACAGATATTTTCAAAAGAAAAGTGAAACTCTTTTAAGAAATTCTGATTATGATATGAAAAGAATCTATGAAGCAGTTACTTTAGGAAAGGGATATAGGCTTACACAGGAGATGAGAGAAAAATTTAACTATATAGGAATTTCACATCTTATGGCTCTTTCTGGTTTTCATATAGGGCTGGTTATCTCAATTATCTCTTTTCTCCTTCCTACAAAGTTACCTTTGAAAAAAAGAGGGAGGAATATATTTTTATTAATTACCTTGACCCTATACTATCTTGGGATAGAACACTCTCCTTCATTAGATAGAGCATATATTATGGGAGCTATCTATCTTCTTGGAAAAATTTTAGATGAGAATACAGAGTTATTAAAAACTCTCACTGTAAGCTATGTTCTCTCACTTATTATAAATCCTGCCTCTATTAACAGCATTTCATTTCAACTATCCTATGGAGCTGTATTTGTTATAGCAGGAATTTTTCCATATATTAAAACTAAAATATATAAAGGAAAGTCTAAGATAATAGATGGAGTTTTACTTACATTAAGTATTCAATTTTTTCTTACACCTCTACTTATTCAGGAGTTTGGTGTTATACAACTTCTATCTTTTGTTACCAATATGATAGTAGTTCCAATAGGAAGTCTATTTATATCTCTTGGATTTATTGGACTTCTTTTAGAAAATTTTTCATTAGGATTTTTAATTACCCCAATATTAAATATAGTTTTTAAACTATTTTTTATATTGGTAGATTTTTTTAATACTATTCCTTTTATGAGTATAAAATATAAAAATGAGAGTAAGCTTATAACTATTTTCTATATTTTTCTTATAGCAGGAGTATTTATCTTAAAATTTAGAAAGGATTACAAAAAAGATGAAAAGATTTATAAACGAACTAAAATATCTCAATAG
- a CDS encoding IMPACT family protein has product MERFMKSVAREYVIEFEERKSKFIGYVKPVGSKVEAEEFIQSIKNKHPDATHNCSAYKVVDNGQEYFKTDDDGEPSGTAGKPMGDIITYMEVTNLAVVATRYFGGIKLGAGGLVRNYAKTAKLAIQEAGIEEYVERKIYLIDFSYERIGEVESILNSGGAEYLDKGYNDRVTYKVRIDTPTLENLQALRDIMIIDL; this is encoded by the coding sequence ATGGAGAGATTTATGAAAAGTGTTGCTAGAGAGTATGTTATTGAATTTGAAGAGAGAAAATCAAAATTTATAGGCTATGTAAAGCCTGTTGGAAGTAAGGTAGAAGCTGAGGAGTTTATACAATCTATAAAAAATAAGCACCCAGATGCTACACATAACTGTTCTGCTTATAAGGTAGTAGATAATGGACAGGAGTACTTTAAAACTGATGATGATGGAGAACCTAGTGGTACTGCTGGTAAACCAATGGGAGATATCATTACCTATATGGAAGTTACAAATCTTGCTGTTGTAGCTACTAGATATTTTGGTGGAATAAAGCTAGGAGCTGGTGGTCTTGTTAGAAACTATGCTAAAACAGCTAAACTTGCTATACAGGAAGCTGGGATAGAGGAGTATGTAGAGAGAAAAATCTATCTTATTGATTTTTCCTATGAAAGAATTGGAGAGGTAGAATCTATTTTAAACAGTGGTGGGGCTGAATATTTAGATAAGGGATATAATGATAGAGTAACTTATAAGGTTAGAATTGATACCCCTACTCTTGAAAATCTTCAAGCTCTGAGAGATATTATGATAATAGATTTATAA
- a CDS encoding site-2 protease family protein: MKRFINELKYLNRGMPTSTKIILGVIIAYILLSFGKNILFNPSIFINIAILLFSLLVHEISHGVMAYICGDNTAKNYGRLSLNPLHHLDPLGTIFPILLILSGSSFVFGWAKPVPINYYRLKYGRLGEFLVAIAGVLSNILLAIIGMFLFKHFYEVLAPLHLLEPVLYMISLNILLAVFNIMPIPPLDGSRVLASIGSYDLRDSIFHMDRYGIFIIMILSWTGFLYKFIAPVYMAILSFLDKLI, from the coding sequence ATGAAAAGATTTATAAACGAACTAAAATATCTCAATAGAGGTATGCCTACATCTACAAAAATTATACTTGGAGTGATTATTGCATATATTTTATTAAGCTTTGGTAAAAATATACTTTTTAATCCCTCTATCTTTATCAATATAGCTATACTTCTATTTTCTCTACTTGTTCACGAGATTTCTCACGGAGTTATGGCTTATATCTGTGGAGATAATACTGCTAAAAATTATGGAAGATTAAGTTTAAATCCTCTACATCATCTAGACCCATTGGGAACTATTTTCCCTATACTTCTAATTTTATCTGGCTCTTCCTTTGTCTTTGGTTGGGCAAAACCTGTACCTATTAATTATTACAGACTAAAATATGGAAGATTGGGAGAATTTTTAGTAGCAATAGCTGGAGTGCTATCAAATATTCTATTGGCTATCATTGGTATGTTTTTATTTAAACATTTCTATGAGGTACTAGCTCCTCTACATCTACTTGAGCCTGTACTCTATATGATTAGCTTGAATATTTTACTTGCTGTATTTAATATTATGCCAATACCACCACTAGATGGTTCAAGAGTACTAGCTTCAATAGGTAGTTATGATTTAAGAGATAGTATCTTCCATATGGATAGATATGGTATTTTTATAATTATGATTTTAAGTTGGACTGGATTTTTATATAAATTTATAGCTCCAGTTTATATGGCTATTCTTAGTTTTTTAGATAAATTAATTTAA
- a CDS encoding AEC family transporter — protein sequence MNFSEILTGILKNNSIVGAISSSVLIILFGFYLRRKGVFKDGTAKILTDVILSASLPALAFNAFMQDINKTSLMQGINLLIWGFAIYIILIFITKLIYIKYNGDKKVVLEILTTFGSTTFFGIPIISAVYGATGVMYASIFNIAYRVFLYSYAYIKMSGIKADKNNIKQMFLNSIVLATFLGMFIWVFQDSLPQITIGEKSYAFLRIDKTAFWLFKPMTYLAALSSPLAWLAIGAKLADISLVEAISSRDSWIYSFIKVLVVPFINLIALYILTVTNILPISFVGLASVIIMMATPTATVAAAYAIKFDKESVLTSNCSLLSTIFSVICMPLWIVVLEIIKSLNIYM from the coding sequence ATGAATTTCAGTGAGATTTTAACAGGAATTTTAAAAAACAATAGTATAGTTGGAGCTATATCATCATCAGTTTTAATTATCTTATTTGGTTTCTATTTAAGAAGAAAAGGAGTATTTAAAGATGGAACAGCAAAGATTTTAACAGATGTAATTCTTTCAGCTTCATTACCAGCATTAGCTTTTAATGCCTTTATGCAAGATATTAACAAAACTAGTCTAATGCAAGGAATCAACTTATTAATATGGGGATTTGCTATTTATATTATCCTTATATTTATTACAAAACTTATTTATATAAAATACAACGGAGATAAAAAAGTAGTTTTAGAAATTTTAACAACTTTTGGTTCTACAACGTTCTTTGGTATTCCAATCATATCAGCAGTTTATGGGGCTACAGGAGTGATGTATGCTTCTATATTTAATATAGCTTACAGAGTATTCTTATATTCTTATGCTTATATTAAAATGTCTGGAATAAAAGCTGATAAAAATAATATTAAGCAAATGTTTTTAAACTCTATTGTACTTGCAACTTTTTTAGGAATGTTTATATGGGTATTTCAAGATTCTCTTCCACAAATAACAATAGGAGAAAAGAGTTATGCATTTTTAAGAATAGACAAAACAGCTTTCTGGTTATTTAAACCAATGACATATTTAGCTGCTCTTTCTTCTCCACTAGCTTGGTTAGCAATAGGAGCAAAACTAGCTGATATCTCATTAGTAGAAGCTATATCATCAAGGGATTCTTGGATATATAGTTTTATAAAAGTATTAGTAGTTCCTTTTATTAATTTGATAGCTTTATATATTTTAACTGTAACAAATATTTTGCCAATATCATTTGTAGGATTAGCTTCTGTAATTATAATGATGGCTACTCCAACAGCTACAGTAGCAGCAGCGTATGCTATTAAATTTGATAAAGAATCTGTACTTACATCAAACTGTTCACTACTTTCAACAATATTTAGTGTAATATGTATGCCTCTTTGGATAGTAGTATTAGAGATAATAAAATCTTTAAATATATATATGTAA